The Salmo trutta chromosome 27, fSalTru1.1, whole genome shotgun sequence genome includes the window TCGCATcctcgcatagagttgatcagtctgttgattgtggcatgtggaatgttgtaccactcctcttcaatggctgtgtgaagttgtcggatattggtgggaactggaacatgctgtcgatcccgtctatccagagcatcccaaacttgctcaatgggtgacatgtctggaaagtatgcaggccatggaagaattgggacattttcagcttccaggaattgtgtacagatccttacgacatggggttgtgcatcatcatgctgaaacatgaggtgatgtcggcggatgaatggcacgacaatgggcctcaggatcttgtcacggtatctctgtgcattcaaattgccatcgataaatgcaattgtgttctctGTCcctagtttatgcctgcccataccataaccccaccgtcaccatggggcactctgttcacaacgttgacatcagcaaaccgctcacccacttGACACAATAcccgtggtctgcggttgtgaggccggttggacgtactgcaaaattctctgaAGCAGGTTggaagcagcttatggtagagacgttaacattaaattctctgacaacagctctggtggacattcctccagtcagcatgccaattgaacactccctcaaaacttgagaaatctgtggcattgtgttgtgtgacaaaaatgcacattttagagtgtcctttaaTTGCCTCcagcgcaaggtgcacctgtgtaatgatcatgctgtttaatcagcttcttgatatgccacacctgtcagatggatggattatcttgccaaaggagaaatgctcactaacagggatgttaacaaatttgttcagaagatttgagagaaataatctttttgtgagtatggaacatttctgggatcttttatttcagctcatgaaacatgggaccaacactgtgcatgttgcatttatatttttgttcagtgtacattagaTGTTTTATCACACAGTACCACAACCACTCTCCATTATTCCCCTGAACAACCCCTAGGTACGGTGCTTTCATTCAGATCAGTGTTTCTCAACCTCTGACCGTGGACAGGCACCGGTCCCTGGGATGAAACCAATTTATTCTCATCTCAAGTGCTAGTTTGAATGTAAGCGGTTCTAGAAGCGAGAAGAACTATAGCCTGCTGGTCCCCTAAAACAAGTTGATAAAGCTTGTTTAAGAAAATAGTGCAGAAAAGTAGATAACATTTTCCCTCCCACTTCATTCATAGTGTCAACATGTTTATTCTCAGCATGATCATTTTAACAGATACTGATATAAACATATACACATTTTGAGTGTCCTTATCTTTTTTCCCCGTGTCTGCAGGATCCCTGATGCGACGTAGATGGCTCATGATCCCATTGTTGGTGCAGGGCTGGCTGCTAGCGTCTCCAATCAGTGTTCGTGAGCGAGCCTGTCCTCAAAGCTGTAGATGTGATGGAAAAATAGTATACTGTGAGTCCAATGCCTTCCGGGATGTGCCAAACAATGTGTCTGTGGGATGCCAGGGCCTCTCTCTGCGCTACAACAGTTTAGTGAATCTCAGAGCTAGTCAGTTCTCAGGCCTCAGTCAGCTTGTTTGGCTTTATCTCGACCACAACTACATTAACACAGTGGACAGCCAAGCCTTCCATGGGGTACGGAGGCTCAAGGAGTTGATTCTCAGCTCTAACAAGATCACACAGCTACAAAACAACACTTTCCATACTGTCCCTAACTTACGCAATCTTGACCTTTCTTACAACAAGCTGCAGGCCCTCAAGCCCAGTCAATTTCAGGGCATGCGGAAGTTGCTTAGTCTCCACTTGCGGTCCAACTCCCTGAAAACTGTCCCAATGCGGGTTTTTCAGGATTTGCGCAATTTGGAGTTCCTCGATCTTGGCTACAATCGATTGCGAAGCCTGACTAGAAATGCTTTTGCTGGGCTGCTCAAGTTGATCGAACTTCATTTGGAACACAATCAATTCTCAAAGATCAACTTCTCTCACTTTCCCCGCCTCACCAACCTGCGGGCACTCTATTTGCAATGGAACCGAATTAAGTCAATAAACCAAGGTCTAACCTGGACATGGACGTCCTTGCAAAAACTGGACCTTTCTGGAAATGAACTGCAAGTTGTGGATGCCAGTACGTACCTATGTCTCCCCAACCTACAGACCCTGAACTTGGACTCCAATAAGCTTAGCAACATGTCCCAGGAGACAGTGGATGCCTGGATCTCCCTCACCACCATCAGCCTAGCTGGTAATGTGTGGTACTGTAGCCCCAGCATCTGCCCCTTAGTGGCCTGGCTGAGGAACTTCAAGGGGAACAAGGAGACCACTATGATTTGTGCTGGGCCTAAGGAGGCCCAGGGAGAGAAAGTGATCGATGCAGTAGAGACATTTAGTATCTGTAAGGTCACTCCCACCACCCCTTTTATCTCAACCACAGCCTCCCTCAACATCCCATCTCAGCCTGAGCTCCTGCCCCTTCCCACATTGTCCAGGGTTGAGGAGGAGTTGACTCGCAGTGCTACGACCATTCCGTCTCCTTCAGGGGTCTCCCCTACCACCCCAGAGCAGGACTTTGAGTATGTGTCTCTCCATAAGATTATTGCTGGCTGTGTGGCACTTTTCCTGTCGGTGGCTATAATTCTCCTGGTTATTTATGTGTCCTGGAAGCGCTACCCAAACAGCATTAAGCAGCTCCAGCAGCGCTCCATGGTCAAAAAGCGGCGAAAAAATGTGCGGGAAACAGAAAGCACTCTCAGCTCACCTCTGCAAGAGTATTATGTGGACTACAAACCTGCAAACTCTGCAACTATGGATGTGCTGGTGAATGGGACTGGAccctacacatacacaatctcagGCTCCAGAGAATGTGAGGTATGATCCATTTCCACTGCGGGGCACCAGAGGTAAATTTCTCAGTGATTTTGGGGATAAACATATATTTTACATTATCCTcttgctgtttgtttgttggaTAGGAAATATGAGTCAATGCATTGTGACTTGAGTCATAACATGCCAGGCTAGTTCAGATCCATTTGTAAACCCAGGTCATCTTGTAAAGTACAGTATGCCTCTTTCAGTCAAAAGATAAGCATCATGAATTGATTGAGAGAGAGTGAAGCTCGAGCTTGAGCTTTCCTGCACTCCTGTTTGAATATATATCTTACAGTGCACTGTAGGCAAAATAGAATGATTACTTTTTTTCTTTACGTACCATGTCAAGTCACTGTGCAGTGAGTCTTTGCCTATCGTGTATATTCGCTACAACAGCATACCTTGCCGATGGCTTTATATGTGGTAAAATGTCACTATTGTCTTATTTGAACTCTCACTCTCGTGATTGTGATAAATTGACAGAGGCTATACCTTTATCACCTCTCGGGTGTAATTGCTGGTATATTACATGACATTAAAGCTCAGTAAAGGTATTGAATTATCAAGTACAGGAGATCCTCAGTAGAAAACAGTCTATTTCTATTGAGATAAGTTCGATCTACAGTATTATCTCAAACctggcctttctctctctctctatgcctctttCATTTGATGTTTCTGGTTCTAGCCAAAGAGGTGAAAAACCAGGCAGGTTTTTGTTGACAGTGTAGTACCACAGTAAGCAGATGCCCTTGATGTTGTAAGATGGCAATCAGGCTGTTTTATTACAGTAAGAAAGACCTTGATTTTATAAACAGAAAATTGGAAGTCTGCATTGGAGATCTGAGACTGAGTGAGAGGCTGTGTAGCGAGCTACACTTAGTGGTTTAGAACTGAGTAACAGAGGAATGTATACTAtaaagcagtgtttcccaaccaggggtactacagggggtacttgagaagactcatgagaccataggcctactggtaaaatgcacatgaggggttcttcaggggtactccaggcagagcaaaattcagttggtggtacagtaaccgaaaaaggtTGGAAACCACTGAGGTAGAGGTAGAAGGGAAAGGTAGAGTAGTGAGGAGAAGGAAAGTGGAAAGAAGGTTCATGGACTACGAAGGTTTTCCCTTTACTACTTTTACCCTTTAACATATCACCACTATTTTAGCCAAACACCTGTGTTTCCTCTGATGTCTCTCAAAGCCTCATTTGATAAAGATTAAGCGGATTTATGGTCATCAGTTCATTGATTTGTTTCCCAGCCAAAATACTTATTGGAAAGAGAGGGGACATTGCGTAATTGCGCCACCAGATTAAAGAAATTCTGACATAGGGAGCCCCAGCAGATCTCATACTGTTAAGCTTTACAAATTGAGCATAACAATAATGTGAACTGATATTATGGCCCTCTGGCCCCCTTAATTACAAGGCATCTAATCAGATTAAGCCAGTCTATTTCGCACATTTTACCTTACAGCTGCAGTATTACAGTATACCATACATTGAAATAATGCTTATCAAAAGTAAAGCAATGGCATTCATATTTTGACTACTGAAGATGGAAATTCATGCTGCATAGCTTCTTTTTACATGACCATTTCTAAGGAACACAGACAGATGCTAAGGGGTTAAGGGAGGAAGTCGCACAGAAATACTTATTGATTTGCCCATGCTTAATTAGGCACTTTTGCGTGTGCCCTCTCTTTCCCTGATGCCATGTATCCGTCTTTCCCTGTATTGCTGCTTGTTGGCTTTTGGCAGAATGGTAGATAATGATTAACAGGGCATGCTTTGCTTAGGGAGATATAGTAGGGCCACTTAAGTCTGCACCTTTCTCTCTGACTCCGTGTTCCCTTTGGTAGCCAAAAAGCCCATACACATTGGAGTGGAGAAAGGTTGCTCATGAATTGCACCAATATTATTGAAGGTAGTTTCTATTTCCTATAATATTTTAGCACCACTTACCAGTGCTTTGCCTCGTTACAGTATGTTTTTCTTCATTTCCTCCTCAAGTATCTCAAATCCCACATAACATACCGAAGGCGAAAGCACAAATGCATTTTAGATGCATGTTCTCAGTAATGCCATCCATTATTAAGTGCACAGGTGCAGAACAGTTTCTAGTCAGGAGGACGTCCTCTGCAGAACAGTTCTCAACCACAGTCTGCAGGAGAAAGCTGAGGTGAGAAGAACTGAGAATGAGAATGAGGCGATTCCAAACCAGGACAGGCCAAAGATATTTTGGGTATCTGAAATTGTcatggcaattctcacatagaaacttaaTAGGGAAGGaggatgtttgacatgctttttacatttgtgtcACAATTTGTTTTTAGAAAATCATGATGAACgttaagaatctgttcttaactgacttgcctagttaaataaaggttaaataaagcaaataaaaaaataagttagTCTGACGACTCACATTAAAATCCTTCTGCTGCTCTATCGTTCTctacatactttagtctgagactgccatcattgaagtcaTTTGTGGTGACGATGGGCACAAGGGGTGTTATACAAAAAAAGTTTGGGTAGCCAAGCAAGATGAAAGTTGtcattttaggccctttttagacctatacatgcctcctgtaagaccctattgTCCGTGAACCATACCTGATACAAACAACATCTTGGTATATTTATGCTCACAAAATGTTACATTAATTTATTCATTCAACATCAAAAATATTTATATTCATATTTCAAAAGTACCTTTGCATCCTGTAAAatcctatgatctgtgaaccgaaccagacaacatcttggtgtcattatactccttaCAGTGTGCTTTAAGATATTATATTATCTCAATGAACTCCTTTTGATTTTGTTCATTTCTAGACATGTTATTTGGAAAAATATtttcaaaccggtgtgcctggcacctactaccatatctcgttcaaaggcacttccattttttgtctttcccattcacactctgaatggcacacatacacaatccatgtctcaattgtctcaaggcttaaaaatccttctttaacctgtctcctcccctcatTTACACCAATTGAAGTGAAGAATCTGAGATCCCAAAAATATTTTCGGGCTGTCCTGTCTTGGATTTGTCCAATGTGGTATATGAGAGCACTAAATGGAATACTTAATCTGGTTTCTGTTGGCAGAATAACTAATAGCCTTGCAGATGAAAAGAGCAGAGGTTTTCCTCATCTCTATTATCCcttgtcctctcctcctcaatgGGCAGCCAGAGCAGTTGGAAATGTGATAGGATTTCTGTAGTTCTCTTTTATGCCAAACATCAGAATGCAGAGCAACCTTAAACATGTCCTCTGAATATGAGACAATTAACATTTGAATTACATTTTTGGTCACATTGCATTTTCAGGTGTAAACATTTCAAGCCCCAATAGCTCTACTTTATTGTCTCTACAATCTCATTTTGCCCTCCCTCTTGCTTTGTAATGTAAAAGCTGTTAGTTTGTGTTTTCAAGCTGTGATCTCATGttacaacctggtctcagagaattttgtattattctgtatgtacagtaccagtcaaaagtttagccacacctattcattcaagggtttttcttaatttt containing:
- the LOC115164563 gene encoding leucine-rich repeat transmembrane neuronal protein 4; its protein translation is MGSLMRRRWLMIPLLVQGWLLASPISVRERACPQSCRCDGKIVYCESNAFRDVPNNVSVGCQGLSLRYNSLVNLRASQFSGLSQLVWLYLDHNYINTVDSQAFHGVRRLKELILSSNKITQLQNNTFHTVPNLRNLDLSYNKLQALKPSQFQGMRKLLSLHLRSNSLKTVPMRVFQDLRNLEFLDLGYNRLRSLTRNAFAGLLKLIELHLEHNQFSKINFSHFPRLTNLRALYLQWNRIKSINQGLTWTWTSLQKLDLSGNELQVVDASTYLCLPNLQTLNLDSNKLSNMSQETVDAWISLTTISLAGNVWYCSPSICPLVAWLRNFKGNKETTMICAGPKEAQGEKVIDAVETFSICKVTPTTPFISTTASLNIPSQPELLPLPTLSRVEEELTRSATTIPSPSGVSPTTPEQDFEYVSLHKIIAGCVALFLSVAIILLVIYVSWKRYPNSIKQLQQRSMVKKRRKNVRETESTLSSPLQEYYVDYKPANSATMDVLVNGTGPYTYTISGSRECEV